In Citrus sinensis cultivar Valencia sweet orange chromosome 3, DVS_A1.0, whole genome shotgun sequence, the sequence ATTGAAATGTCTGCCCATATGGCTTCTATGCTCACTTTAGATGAAGAGGAACGAGCTCGGAGACTAGTGTATGCTCTGCTTTGGAGATATACATTCATGGACTGGTTTTGCTTTATTGACAGTGGGTCTTTTATGCTTTGCTTGTTACTTAATTAAGAGTCAGATGCACAAGATGACTTGGACTGTTTTAAAGATTGTGGTTCCTTGACAATGAACAATGACTAAACCTATGACTACTACCTCAAGGGTGGCCCTTTTACCTTTTATGCTGTTTCACTTCTGAAGATTCAGTTCTAGAGTTTCTTTGGGTGAAGTTTCTTTATGAGATTGTCCCTAGAACGGATTTCTTTGCTTGCATCTAGAATATGGTTGACAGTAATGTTAGCCTTTTGGAATCTGCCTGCAATATCGATACAACATGTAGTGACTGATGTTTGTATCATGAATTTGCAGTGTGGGCAATCAAATTCTTGACTGCCTACCTTGTCCTTGATTTGGTTGAATTTTGTGCACTGCCTATCATGATGCCTGGACGTTAATACTTTTTGAGGATTCGCCCCATGTTGGCATTAGTTAACTCATATTATTGTAGTTTTCCTCTATAAATTTTCTGAAAATGATACTTTGTTGAGCGATTCAAGGTCTGTTTGAGTTCATCAACCTTGATGTTTATAATATCGTGCGCATTTGTTACCTGCAATATGCTGGTGTATGTTCTTCATACATTATTCTCTAGCAGTTGCTGATATGAACATTGCACTACTAGCTTGACAAGTACGAATTTCCGTCTTCGTTGTGATGCGATTTTGTTAATGAAGTCATTTCCTTCACAATGCTAAAGGAACTGGACCTCTAATGCCACTGGCTTTACTGGGGTGCCGCGAATTGACTGTCCAGATCTGTATATTTCCAAGTTGTGTGTTACATGGCCACTATCTAGAAAGAACATCAATGTCTCTCCTTTCCTGAAAGGAAGATACATTTAATCAAACAGCTTCATCATGTGACATCGTTGTCTTGCAGGTAGTAGGTGATATTAATAATGTGAAGAATGCTGTAGCAATTATTTCATCACGCTTGAGAGAAAGTCAACATCGTGACCGCAGTCATTTCCATGGACGATTACATTCGCCAGACCGCTTTTTCCCTGATGATGATTATGTTCCTCACATGAACAATACAGCTCGACGACCGTCTATGGATGGGGCACGATTTTCTGGCTCCAATTACAGAAGTAATAACTATGGCCCCCGTCCCTCCGGTTATTCCATTGAAGCTGGGGCTGCTCCCATGTCTGACAGTGTGCAGCCATTCTATGGTGAGGACCTTGTCTTCCGAATGCTTTGTCCAATTGACAAGGTTGGCAGAGTTATTGGAGAGTCAGAGGGCATTGTAGAACTGCTTCAAAATGAGATTGGTGTTGATTTGAAGGTTGCTGATCCTGTGGATGGGTCGGATGAACAGATAATTACAATTTCTTCTGAGGAGGTACTTTTCATGTCTTTTCGTAATTTATCTGGCATCCGGTAATTTAGGTACATCAGTtgctattttttcatttatgtgGTATTTTGGCAGTAATACTATGTCTTAACACTGTCCTTTCTGGCTGATTTGtgtctatttaattatttttgaactTTCTGTCAGCTAAAGTGACTATTCTttgctcttttcttttattgctTCCCTATGAactggaaattttttttcctataaaAAATGTTGAGTGCCATTACATCTTTTCTGCTTTTTGTCTTTCTTAGGGCCCTGATGATGAGCTTTTTCCAGCTCAAGAAGCCTTGTTGCATATACAGACTCGCATTGTTGATCTCGGTGCGGATAAAGACAATATAATAACTACTAGGTTACTTGTCCCATCTAGTGAAATTGGCTGTTTAGAGGGAAGAGACGGATCGTTATCTGAAATGAGGAGATCAACTGGCGCAAACATTCAGATCCTGTCAAGGGAAGAAGTTCCAGCATGCGTATCTGGGACTGATGAGCTTGTACAggtttgtcattatttttcatattaattgCTTATGATGCCCAGACTGCTGGGCATTTGGTGTTCCAAGTATTCTGCTAGTATTTGTGCAGTGAAATCTGTATCCAAGATGAGTTCTGATAAATGCAATATGACATGAAATGCATACGTACAGGTTTTTATGTTCTGTCAGAGTGGTTTTGCATCTGATTTTGCTGTATAATTATGGGCATTCCTGATGCTGCATCAAACTATTCTGTTGTCATTGTAGAATCCTCTTTCACTTGGatatatgcttttttttttcctggtGCTTGTGGTGAATACTGGCACTGCTTTGTTTGTTGGGGAGGCCCTTATTGACATTTATCAATTGAAATCGTGGTTTTGAAACCTGGTGTTTGAGTTTTGGCTCCTATTTGAACAGATTGTAGGGGAGATACAAGCAGCTCGAGATGCTCTTGTGGAGGTGACAACAAGACTGCGGAGTTATTTGTATAGGGATTTCTTTCAAAAGGAGACGCCACCTTCTTCTACAGGTCCTACTGGGAGTGCTTTGGTAGTGGAGGCAGCTTCTCCTATTGATATAACTCCTGCTCGTGAAGTTCAGACTGTCACTGACCCTCCTGCTGCAACACATCAGAGTGTGCAAATTCCAGCGACATCACAGCCATCAAGGGTTGGTACTGATGGACTTCTTTTATGAACACTGTAGGTTTAACAGTCAAATTGTGCTTGATATATCTGGTTTCTAGGAAAGGTGGATCTGTAGTTAGCCCAACTTATCCTCAGCACAAATTTTTAAGTCAGGATAGAAAAAGGAGCATGGAATAACTGTTTTCCCTTTagaaattttacaattcaTCTTCCTTGCTGCATGATGAACTGCCCTTGGAAGATTTATATCTGGTAAATCAGTTTTGTATtctgttgtttattttctgcTAAGTTGCCCTTGGTTTTGCAGGAAGCTGCAGGGTCTGTCAGTGAAACTGTGAAGCAGAATGAGAGTGAACGACGTGAAGATGTGCCAACTGTAATTAATAGGTACCATATTTCTGCTTTGTTTTTTCTGTTAGGCCTTCTATAAATTAAGTAGCCATACATAAAATCTACGTGAAAATATACTAGAGATCTTTTTGTAAGTATTACATTAATAATCAAAGTGTGTTGTACttatatcttatttatttttttatttttttatcagaGTCCCACTACCGCTTGTCACTAGGAGCACACTGGAAGTCGTCTTACCGGATTATGCTGTTCCCAAACTTATTACAAAGTCGAAAACTTTGCTTACTCGTTTCAGTGAGGTGAGCCTACTCTTGCATTTAATCAACctatttaattttgtcaaagTTTACCTCAGATGAAGTAGTTGATCTTTTTATCTGTTTATGCAAACAGATGTCTGGTGCCTCTGTGTCCCTTGTAGAAGGTCAACCAGAGGGGACACAAAAGATCATTCAAATATCTGGCACTCCAGAGCAGGTTGAGAGAGCCCAGAGCGTGCTTCAAGGGTTTATTTTGAGCAGTAAGTCTCTCTATTCATCCCTCTTGTCTGTCGGTGTGTGTGGACGTGCAAGTCTTTGTTTTGGGTCTCCTTTGGAATAATGCATGGCCTATTTTCTTTGATTCAGCGCAAGATGCAGACTAGAACTTGGAGCTGGCCACATGAGGACAACTTGTTTATATAAGATAAAGTATGTATTACATATCCGCTCAGCAGCTGTTTTGGGTGACA encodes:
- the LOC102612938 gene encoding RNA-binding KH domain-containing protein RCF3, whose protein sequence is MDRSRSKRNYYYDHQDYDGDTMGRTKPRYNHYYQPNNNYRHRGNNNNNTNNIMNNNTSINNSNNRANSNPKDPSLMVTTTYRILCHDMKAGGVIGKSGSIIKSIRQHTGAWINVHELIPGDEERIIEISDTRRRDPEGRMPSFSPAQEALFLIHDRILESDGGGGFYGEEEEEYGGGGGVGGGGFRGGGNRVATRMVVSRMHVGCLLGKGGKIIEQMRMETKTQIRILPRDHSLPRCVSMSEEIVQVVGDINNVKNAVAIISSRLRESQHRDRSHFHGRLHSPDRFFPDDDYVPHMNNTARRPSMDGARFSGSNYRSNNYGPRPSGYSIEAGAAPMSDSVQPFYGEDLVFRMLCPIDKVGRVIGESEGIVELLQNEIGVDLKVADPVDGSDEQIITISSEEGPDDELFPAQEALLHIQTRIVDLGADKDNIITTRLLVPSSEIGCLEGRDGSLSEMRRSTGANIQILSREEVPACVSGTDELVQIVGEIQAARDALVEVTTRLRSYLYRDFFQKETPPSSTGPTGSALVVEAASPIDITPAREVQTVTDPPAATHQSVQIPATSQPSREAAGSVSETVKQNESERREDVPTVINRVPLPLVTRSTLEVVLPDYAVPKLITKSKTLLTRFSEMSGASVSLVEGQPEGTQKIIQISGTPEQVERAQSVLQGFILSTQDAD